The genomic stretch GGGAAGCCCCGGGGACACAATGCAGCTGTATCCCTCTGAGGACACAATTTCTGCCACCAGCAAAACAATGTCCTTGTAACAGAGGGGGCTTTGGGGCCACAGCTTCCGCTGTCCCGAGCGTCACGGCCTCACATCAGGTCAGAGCCAACCATACCCACTGGCAAGCAACAGTCCCAGGATCTCCAGTTCCTCAAACCGGGCTCAAATAATGACAGCTTCTGGAATCTTAATTACATGCTGGAGGAAGGACAATCCCTCTCTTCAGTGGTGGTAATGGGATTTTGTAACGAGGTAGAAATTGCATTAGCAGGAAGCGCTTTCTGCCAGGCAGGTTGCAAGGTGAGGGGCTTTCCAGCTAAGAGCTGGCAATCCGCAGTGCAAACAGTCTTCCTTCCCAGCTGCAAATTGGTTCCTGTGCCCACTGCTCTCCCAAACAGTTAACTTTGGCTGTGAGACCATCCTATCTCTCATCCCGCTCAACAATGGGTCCAGCTAAACAAATGCCTTCTAATTGACTTTGAGCAACACTTGattgctttcagaagaaaaaaaaaaaaaaacaaaagagaggaaaacattGGGGTTTATGAAATAATGACTAATCCTGGAGCAAGAGAAAGGGGCTGGGTTGGAGCACTGGTGTCAAACAGAGAGCCCCAAGACACAGGGCCAAGGCATTCACtcctccccagctgccctcATTTCCACACCTGCTGATCTAAGCCAAACCCCTGCTAAAATCCAAACAATCGGGGCCGCTGGCAAACGAAAATTGGAGCATTGTCTTCCCCAAGAGGGCTCTGAAAGGGCCGCACTTAATGAGGATGGATTGCCACGGAGGTGGCTCGCAGGCTATAAAAGGCGTTCTGcgggctggagcagctcagtCTGGGTGTGCTGCGAGCCCACTCCGAGCACCAtgagggctgtgagcacagagaaggCGTCCCGCAGGCGGGGAGCCCCGTGGCTGCCAGGCCTGCTGCTGCgcctgctgctgtggggcagcccgGGGGGGCGGGCCAGCTACCTGCGCAGGTCCTCCAGCTGCACCGCCATCCCGCGCAGCATGGCCCTGTGCTACGACATCGGCTACTCGGAGATGAGGATCCCCAACCTGCTGGAGCACGAGACCATGCCGGAGGTGATCCAGCAGTCCTCCAGCTGGCTGCCCTTGCTGGCCAGGGAGTGCCATCCCGACGCCAGGATTTTCCTCTGCTCCCTCTTCGCGCCCATCTGCTTGGACAGGTAAGGCATTTGCATGAGCTTGTTCCGCATCGCTCCCCAGCAGCGATGGCATTTGCCTCCTGAGAGAAAAGACGTGCAATCTGATCACAGCCACTTTCAGGCAGCACAGTGAGGGGACATGGGATTACCCAGCAGGGACTCTCCCCCCTTCTGAGGGAGAACAGAACTCCCGTCCAATTTCCAGAACAGCCTTTTGTTGCTTGCTTCCCTGCTCCCCCCCCAGGCTCATCTACCCATGCCGCAGCCTGTGCGAGGCCGTCAAGAGGAGCTGTGCACCCGTCATGGCTTGTTATGGCTACCCCTGGCCTGAAATCCTCAACTGCAACAAGTTCCCTGCAGACCACGAGCTGTGCATCGCTGCCGTCTCCACGGATGAAAGTTCCTCCAGCAGGAGAAGTAAGGGCTTTTTTTCTCATATGTTTTCCCATGTGTAATGCTGAATACTCACAGGGATGAGCCTATGCCTTGCCTGtgttcatagaatggcttgggttggaagggacctcaaggatcataaagTTCCAGCCTAGTTCCTAGAGCTTCTGGCTTTAAgctatatttaaaaagaaaagtggaaatTCTAGTTTTTCCTCTATGGGAACTGCACTGTAACTAGAAAAGGAGTGTGACATTGGCTGAAGCTTGttccctcagctctgctcatcACTACCTGGGTGCCCTCAGACAGTGGTGCTTGGGGCAGGGGAGAAGTCTAAAAGACATGGGAGCTCACAGTGCGCCTGTCCAGGAggtgaaaagcagcagacatTCACTAAGCAACGTCACGGCAACATGCAGCAATGAACACAGCCTCCACAAAGCACAGCGAGCAGTGCCTGTCCCACCGTGAGACTGGGAGCTTAACATTCCTATCCTGGGGCTGGCTAGCTCAGGAGGAAGCACCATTTCAAAACTACAAGCCACCACTCGCAGATGTCAAAACCGTATGATGCCTTTTCCAGCAACGGGCGTTCTAACCAGCTTTCTGTTGCAGCAGTGCCTCGAGCCAGTTGCAAGGACTGCGAGCTGGAAGAGGCCAGCACCACCAGGGAGATCCTGGACAGCCTCTGTGCCAACGATTTCAGTGAGTACACCCAcctgccctccctgcagccagcacagcctccagcagtgaagctgtgacACACACAAGAATGGCTTGGCCATAAGAACTGACTTGGAGGAATCACGTCTTTTATAAGCAGGTTGCAGAGATGATCAGTTCTCAGCATACCTGTTAAGTAACAGGACTTGCTGCTCGTGGTATTGCTCCTTGGAGGCACTCTGCCCGTGCCACAGTGCTGCTATGCCTTCTGCGCTCATGAGAAAAGCAGGGTGGAAAGAacagtgctcagtgctggaaGCGCTCAGCTCAGCTGAGAACTTTTCCACAATCACTGCAATTGCACGGGTTTGGGAGGACGTGTCACCACGTTAGAGGAGCAGCACAAAAGCTATGATGTGTAAACAGAACTAACAGCTCTTTTTCCCCCACTCCAGCAGTGAAAATCCGAATCCTCAGGAAGAACACGACCACAACCGTCTCCGACTTCGACCTGGACCCCTCCAGGGTGGAGGTGCTGAAGCACGGCCCGCTCCTCAGAACTGAAATcccaggcaggctgcagcagtggctggACATCGATGCTACCTGCGCCCACAACATCATGAGAGGCACTCACGCGGGGGTCTTTGTCATCAGCGGAGAAGTGCAGAGTGACAAAGTGGTGGTGAACAAGGCCTACGCTTGGCAgaagaagaacaggaacctGCACCAGGCCGTGCGGAGATGGAAACATCACCGCTGCCCCGAGCAGGCCGGCAGGAAGGTCTGAGATCTTGATCCCAATGCTAAGAAATGGCTCCCTTCCCCACAGCTAGAAAACTCCTTCCCCGGGCAGCTGGTGTTTTGGAGACGTACAGTCAGTATTTTTAGGTGAATCAAAGCAGTCATAGTCAGCAGGTAGGGCCTCACTACAGATCCCTGAGATAACTAAAACCCTTCTCCAGAGGCAGAGCTTAGAGATGCAGACTTAACATATTCCTACGGCAAGGTCCTGCCAATCCAGGACTTACAATGGATGGCTTTGTGCAGCATCAGTGCCTTGAAATCTGCAGGCGAGCAGACTAGAAGACACCTTCGATAACATGGGCATTTGCACAGGTGAAAGGAAACAACCCctcctgagcacacagcagacAGCTGAGGATTTCTGCATAACTGGGAATGACCGCTTTTTGACTTCAGGCATTCAGTTTGGGTCAGAACGTTCTGGTAACCGTGGAGCTACTGAAGATACCCGCAGAGCCTTGAGAGAGGTGGCAACAACACTGGGAATCGCTCTCACCAGTGAATACAGCCACAGCTCAAcatgagcagaaagcagaaaactgcaaaTCCCCGAGTGAGAAAATGAGTTGGATTTCTACTGTCTAACAAAGCACTGCCCATGGAAAGTTTTCTACACTGGATTAAACttgagaatgaaataaaaatgacagaaaaaataaaaaaaccacacagctcTGGGGATAAATACGTTCTTCCCTGTGCTCAAAGCCTGCAGCCTCAGTTGTGGAGAGAACCGCCAGCTTTGATGGAGACACATTGCCTCCCTGTGCTCGTAAAGCACAGCAACAACCCAGCCAAGACTGTCTCTTCAGATTTAACATGGGCTGAGATTAGCactcacggcactcgcactgCAATTCAGCCGCGCTCTGACATTTGTGTAGcaattacttctttttccctgaggctcagaagaaaaacagagagatttcctatttttattCCTCCCCGCTGCCTCGTCTCGCAAACTGCCGCCCGACCCGCAGGGCCTGCTGCCAGGTGGTCCCTGTGATGGCAGCATCCTCTGAACAGACTGCGTTTTGAAAACACAACAAGTAAAAGCTCTGAAGGTTGAAAAAGGCTTTGTCtgatatttgttttccattaatgGGATTATTTGATTACTGGTGTTTCCCAACTAAGCAGCGCACAGATGGTCTGACTTACAAGCTTAGAAATGATGTCTCATAACcagagggggggaggggatggggaaaCAGGGCAGGGACTTTTTGAGAGCTCCATGAAATACGCTTGGGTTCAATGCAGATGACTTACCCACATTTAAAACAGCAAACTGTGCGCTCCCTGTGGTGCCCAGCCCCAAAGCGCAGAGCTCCCATTAGGCCATCAGccagctgcccacagccccacaacACCCTGCTTTGCTGAAAGCAAAGATCACAGCGCAGCCACTTCTCCCTACAGTGGCTCTCGTTCAGCAAAATCCCCTTCAGGACTTCAAGAGCTCTGCCAGCGACTTCTGGCTTTGTCTAACACCACCCCATTAAATACACACCTCTGCCAATTTAAACAACAGAGACGTAATAATTGGATTTTAAAACACTTAATTTAGGTCGGTGCTGTTTGCATAGATAGAGAGGTCTCTGGAATTCTTTTTAAGTCACAGCTGGCTCCTGGCAGGTCTATCTGGGAGATAAGAGCTGTCTTACGAGTCAAGGTTTCTAAATTAGGGCTTCCCTATCAGAGGATAAAGGAGAGCAGTCTGGGTGGAATCTGAAATGCTGCCTACCCAGGGCTGTCCCCAGAGCCAGCATCAGAAGGCACAGCCTGCCCCAGAAGCTGACAGAGGTGCCTGAGTCATATCAGGGGCTGTGGGatcactgctgcctgtgggtGCCCTCCTGGAGGCCAGCATCagtccagcagagcagcactggcgGGGCACAGAAGGTTGCAACTGGAGCAGGAAAAACCACTGCCCAGCCTGTGTCATGGGTCTCACAACCAGTACGTGCTCCAGGGCTGAGTTCAATGAATGTCTGATGGAGAACCTGCTAGAAATGAGCCATGAACACTGCATATGtagaaatgacaaaacaaatCTGTATATTTCTTGCAGGTACTTACGGCACTAAAGGAATTTAGTAAGAAAATGCTCTGACCTGTGGCCAGGTTTTCAGTTTGTATAATCGATTCCAAATCAGAGAAAAGCTCAGGTACTGGCAAAGCATCTCAAGGCCCCCAGCATCATCAGCTCAGAGCCAACAGGtctgctctgcctttgcagTAATACGAGCTCCATCACCAAATTAACCGGTGCATTCCCAGCGGACTTCCGCAGAACGGggtgcggggctggggctgcaggggctgcaggggctgcgCTCACCCTAGGGAGCGTCGCAGCGACGCGGGGAAGGCTGCAAACCATCAAGAGGGAAACGCGGTGCGGCCGCgctgcagagcaaagccagAGGAGGGCACAAAGCCGGCGGGCACCGGGCACCGACGCCGCCCCGCTTTACCACCGCTTAACGCCCCGCGCTCCCGTCCCACCCTCGCGCCCCGCGGTCTCCCCGGGGTCCTCGGCCGCCCGTCCCGCTCTTGGCACGCGGCAGGGACGCGGGCTCCGATCCGCGGGCACTCACCGAAGAGCGGCGGCTTGAGGCTGAGGGTGCGCACGGCGCGGGTCCGGCCGGGCCCCAGCTCCACCCGCTGCGTGTGGCCCACCTGCGGGGAGAGCGGCGGTGAGCCGgggcccgccccgccccgagccccgcgcccggccccgcggcctTGCCTTGATGCCCTCGAGGCGCGGCAGggcgcgggcgggcggcggcggaggcggcggagaagcggcggcggaggcgggGGGGCCGCCGCCGGCGTCGCCGGCGCTGAGGTGGACgaagagcagcagccccagcacgtTGAGGACGTAGAGGTGAGCGAAGACCATGAGCACGAGGAAGTAGGGCCGCGAGCACACGGGCCGCGGGCGGCCCCCCGGCGGGCCGGGCAGCGGGGGACTCtccgcccgcgccgccgccgccgcagccgcCATCGCGCCCCGGCCCGCCAGGCCCCGCGCGTCACCACGGCAACCGCGCGGCGCGTTACGTCATCGCGGCGGGGGCGTGGCCGGCGCGCGCGCGGCGGGAAAGAGACACGTGCGGCGCGAGGGGGGGCGGCGCGTCTCCAAGGCCAAGGAAGAGCCGGGACGCGTCCGAAGTGAAAAAGTCACAATTTATTGCAAATAAACCGAGGGAGCGCGTCTGGCAACCGGCTCCCGGGCGGTTtccgccgcccccgcccccaTCCGGTGCCCgcaaagagaagagaggaggaaagagattCGCAGCCCTCCTGCGGCGTGTGCGGCTACGCGGCAGCCTCCTCCGGCACTGTCCCGCGACCTCAACCGGAGCGGGGCGAGTAAACGAACTCCCAGAACCAGtgcctcatttaaaaataaagttctaTTTTTCACCTGCTTAAAAAGTCTAAAATGTAGAGTGCGAGGCTATAATACAGAAACCTCCTGCTGCCCCCGGCCCTACGCGAGGACAGAGCAGCAGTCATGCAGTTTATGTTATCAGTAAAAAAGTTTTTGTTACAGTCTGGGAAGCCTGAGGACCATCAGAGGTGAGGCAGCCAAAGCGAAACACGAGCAAAGCTGAAACAAAGAGCGCCGGATGCACGGATGGAGAGATGGCAGGCGGGCAGGGGGAGACAAacgcagaaaggaaaagagcaaaCATTCCACATCTGTAGCAGTAATGCATCAAAGGGAATTTTATGCCTCTGAATGAATGGCTCCTGAGCCACTGAGCACCTATGGTCACATAGCCCTGCTGACTCGAATAGGGCTGTGTACCCgttagaagggaaaaaaacttaGCCTTGTCTGTCGGTACTGCAACTCCTTCCTGTTGTTGCCTTTCAAGCAGTGCCACTTTACACAAAGAGCCAAtgctccctgtgctctgcaggttCTGTCCTGGAGTTTGTAACTCTGCATGACATCGATACAGCAGTCACCCTGCCTGGgctgcaacagcaacaaagtgctgttgttttcccaGAGAGCATGGAAATGGGATTTGTGTCTGCAAACCAGGACAACCACCACCCTAAGAAAGGGTGTGAtttgtttgaaagcaaacagcactgctggctaaagcttcagaaattctgaaagaattaaGGGGCACTCAGTGCAACATGTAGCACTGTTCCTCAGCCAACATCTCAGCAGTCTGTTCAGCACATTTGGCCACTGCTACATAGTCCAGTTTTTCTACAAACAAGGATTCATGGCAAAGCATTTTGTGGGGGCAATGGAGAGAGGCAAAGAGGAGGTGGAGAGAGACAAAACCCCATTCTAGTATAGCTCAAAGCCTGGCAATTATGTAAGAGAGTGAGAGCTCTTTGGGATTAGGAAACACCAAGTATCTGTTCTGCAGAGACCGGGCATTATGCTAGTTACATTTAAACAACAAGAACACCAGCTTTTATCCAGATTATTTGCAGGCTAAAATCTTCAAAGAACAGTTTAAATGTTAGCTCAACACACTGCAAACTGCTGGGTCTCAGCAAGCTCTCCCCTGAGCTACTTCTTGCTCTGTGTCCCAAATTTTGACAAGCATttaggaggaggagagaaaggtACATTTGACCAATCTCTGGAATATATGCTGAGCAGGGCAccaagatgctgctgctgggagcagaggagggAATGAAGAATTCAGGAGGCAGTAGCTGGAGCAAGGACATACCTACCCCATGGCTTCAGCCCAGATGGGAGCCAAAACAGCCCAGAGCAGAAACATAAGAGACCTTGTACAGGTGCTGCTTCTGTTCCTATCCCTGCTCCACTGCCAGCAGCGCTTTGGCGGCACGTTCCTGAGGAGACATCCGACAGCAGGGAGGGGAGATGGAAAGAGCAAGGCCTCTCAGATGGAAATTTTCCACCACGAACAAGCATGGCCACAGGATTAGCTTTGGTGGCAGCTATTTTCTTAAACCAAGCATCTCTTGTTCAAATCCATCTGCCCAATTACACATGCTGCAAAAACTTGGCTCACACATCTCAGGTACATGAGAAAGGCTCCAACAGCAGTTAGCTTATTTGGACATGCACAAATTTGGtactttttccccttcagtttAACCTTTGTCAAGTGAAATTGTATAACAACAACACAAAGGGATGCATCAAAGGTTACGCTTCCACATACAGCATGGAAGAGAACCCCACAAGTCCCCCACAGAAGTGATTTCCTCAAAGCAGTCACTCCAGCTTCACCTTCACTGGCTGTGTACAGCGTGCTCCTGGTGCAGGTGACATACATGCTTGTGAAATCTTAACACGTGGCCTGCTTCCTATAGCAAAGAGGCAAGCATCAGCATTTAATGAACCTTTTTCATGTTAACCTCTACTAAGATGAACTAGGctttcataattttattttactgtatattttacattagaaaaaagaatgttAATAAAAAAGCTCCACATGCTCCTAGCAATCATTTTTCTGCTAAGTTCCCACCAGTATTGATACtaatatacaaataaattaattttgcaaGTTAATTGTCTGCCTGGCTTGGTGCAGACTCTGCACAACCAGTGCATCTGTATTTTAGTGCCTGTCCAACACGTGCCAGGGAGTTGTACATAATATTTGCTCCTCATAAAGTAGCGGAGTTCAGTTTCATATCAATTAATGGGATCAAATTTTTCTCAACCATGTCACCCAGCAGGCACAAATATTCTTTACCAGATTGCATGGCACTGTTATGACATGGATTGTTTCACTCTGCAAAAGCCCCAAGCCTTGATAACATCTGTACGCTACTATTCCCTCATCACTCACTTTGGCAATACAACACCCTCCCCACAAAAACAAGTAAAGCAAAAAATCTATATGGAAGACCTAAAATTTATCAAATGCAGAATCTGACCTGGCTTAGCAATAACCTGCTCTCCCCCCTGCAATTCCTCTGCTTGTTTTCGTTTGTGTAGCAAGATTTTGCACAGCTGATATTCAAGAAGAGACGTCACATTAATCAGACTAAGTCACAGACACTGCTGGTACTGCCAGAtcagacacagcagcagccattcTTAGCACCAGCCACTCTCCTCATGCAATGCCAATGCTACAATGTCCTGGCTAAAGGAGCATCAGGAAATCTACGTGAGTTATTTTGTAACCTCCTTCAGCGCCTAGGAGGATTTTTGGttcaaaggaaggaaggaggagagagggaaaagccCATTAAATTTACAAGCAGATTAAGGAAAAACACTCCACtgccaatttatttttaaaaagggttgTGTGTTATTCTAAGGTTTGTCTGTATAATTGTACAACCGTTGAAAATTACATAAATTGTATTGATCTAATACTATTAACAGCCATTCAGAGAAAAACTCCCTTCCCTTCTGAAACCATTCAGCGCAGGAGGGAAATGTCCCAGGAAATACGCCAATCTGAGCTCTGGCCTCTAGCATggcagaaacaaacagaaagataaGAGAACAAACTGGACTAAGATGTGATGTTTGCATGTGTCTGACTCGCAAGGGGAGGGGTGGCTCTGTCCTTGGCCGTGTTCTCCCAGAGGCAGTGCCTGCTTATCCCGGTGAAGCTGCCATCACTTCACTTGCTGCTCTCACCCCTGCACTTCGTCATTTTCGCCTGTTTTATGTGTCATGGAAGTCTTTCAGCAGGGTCCTCCGTCTCTGCTCTGCTATGTGCATCTGATTCTCTAAGTCCTGGTAGAACAGAAGGCAGAAATAGTTAGCGTGAGATCCCCAGAGATGAGTTAATTTTTTTGCTCAGGGATTCAAATAATCTGACAATCACCAACCTTCATACTTCACATATGCTCTGAATCACAAGACTGCAGACCTCATTCCTTTTAACATGGGCTCACTCTGCAGTTATCTGGCTCTTGCTTTATCTAAAAAGCTACACACTTCAGGAACCCATACTTAACCAGAGGTCTATTCTGGGCAGCTTCCTCCAAAGCTTTGTTGGTTCTGTTTCCGGCCCTGCTTCCTCTCCCAAGAAGCAGTGAGCACTCCACTTCCACAACATCCAccagcaagaggaagaaaagtgagATTCTGGATCTAGTATGTCAGCACTCTCACTTAACCGCCTTAGCTCTCCCACAGAGGTGCTAAGCCTGATATTAACAAAATCTGGCCAGCTGGCTCAAGCAAGCTGAACTCACCCCTCTGTCATAGCTGTCTGCTCGCTCCACCTTCCATGAGAGATTTTCAATTTCAGCCTCCAGCTGGGCCTGCTGGTATTCAAACTGCAAGCAGCAAAATTAGAGTTAGCATCAAGAAACTAGCTTAGTGGAACAGCTTCGTTCAACCTGCTACGCTTGAGGAGCAAACAAACGAGTTCTGCTGACAGCAATGCAGGAAGAGCAGGTTTGTGCCTCCTCCCTATCCATCTTCAGCTACACATGCCTTGCAGGAGGTTCCTGGAGTGAATACTCCCCAATCTGCATCACTCAAAGTTAATCATATCAGTTCAGAAACACTCACAGTGACAGATATCTGCTAACTCAGCTCACTTTGCCAATAAGCAGGTCAGGAAATGCTcttgtgagcagctctgcaggcagaatGGAGGGACTACTAACCACTGCTGGGAGCAGTAGCTTGTTCTACCAGCACAgtcagacagaaaataaaatgtggtCAAAGCCTGAGAGAATACACATGCTATGGGAAGAGATTGGAGAACAAGCTTTACTTGACTACTGAGTCAAAGAATCAACACATTCAATGAATTCAAGAATATTCTGGGACATATCCAGCCTGTAGAAAGTTCCAGCTTGCCAAGAACTTGCAGTGGGAATCAAGGGCAGGGCTACACACCAATTCCAGGCTGGAAAACCTATGCTCCAGCAGCAATTTGTGGGAAATACAGTCCACAGCCCTGTGATAGTCCCACCAAAGAACAAACATTTTCCAGCTTCAAAATTTTTTGGATAAAGTGCTTATTAGTTAAAATGCAGTGTTGCCAAAGGAAAATACCAATTGAGCAGCAGATCAATttgaagcaaagaagaaaggtGCAAAAGCACACAGTCTTGTCCTGCGCTTTCCTCAAACTCAGTACTTGTATTTCAGATGCACAAGCTCTGGAATTAAATGTGGATGCTTGGCTATTCATTCAGCCCAGCATGCTGCCAGCTAAACACCCCCAGACAAACAGTAAGTGAAAAAAGTGCAAAACACCTTACCAGTTTCTTCCTGGGACCAGACTCCATGTAGTAGGCATATGGATATGTGTACTGCAGAGTGTAACGACACTGTTGGGGTccagggaaaagagagagaaaacaagaagagtcTCAGATTCCAGGTGATTTTTGCCTAGTTCACAGCCTAGACTTGAGGTACAGTTTCACATACCCATAACCCCCAAGTTCCCTTCCTCTCACTATGCACTGTGAAATTAGCATTCATGTGCATGGATTCTCTTCTCTGCTAAACAAGCCACAGCTACCCACCTTTGCAAGTAGCTTTGCAGCATTTTGTAGGTATTGCCAGTCTATCCACGTTCCCAAGTTGTTCATAACTCTTTCCTGAATTTTCTCCTGGATTCGTTGGTATGTCTGTGCCTCCAGCTGCAAACTTTTATTGTGATTCTCCCACTGCATAGggtgggaagaagggaaaagaaaaaatggtatgAGACCAGAATACTTTGCTATAAAAGCATAAGCTCTAGCAAGCGGAAACTGAAGTGGGGCAGGAGTCCAGCAAGGCAAGACATGCTGTGGGAAAGAacagcaaggcagcagctccaATAGCAAGGAGTGGAAGCTGTATAGAACAGATTGACAGCAGGAAAGAGCAAGAGGCAAACCCAGCTCCTCAGAGTAGGAATGCTCTCTGCACAAAGACTATGTGTACAACAAGATAGATAGTAATGGTGATTCCTCTACTTATACA from Lagopus muta isolate bLagMut1 chromosome 11, bLagMut1 primary, whole genome shotgun sequence encodes the following:
- the LOC125698829 gene encoding secreted frizzled-related protein 5-like, giving the protein MRAVSTEKASRRRGAPWLPGLLLRLLLWGSPGGRASYLRRSSSCTAIPRSMALCYDIGYSEMRIPNLLEHETMPEVIQQSSSWLPLLARECHPDARIFLCSLFAPICLDRLIYPCRSLCEAVKRSCAPVMACYGYPWPEILNCNKFPADHELCIAAVSTDESSSSRRTVPRASCKDCELEEASTTREILDSLCANDFTVKIRILRKNTTTTVSDFDLDPSRVEVLKHGPLLRTEIPGRLQQWLDIDATCAHNIMRGTHAGVFVISGEVQSDKVVVNKAYAWQKKNRNLHQAVRRWKHHRCPEQAGRKV